Proteins from a genomic interval of Lolium perenne isolate Kyuss_39 chromosome 1, Kyuss_2.0, whole genome shotgun sequence:
- the LOC127338819 gene encoding protein neprosin-like, with protein MNRYRCSSPVWVEEPADGFKSTGCNNLLCKGFVPVNYAPITPGGTIEATGGQTKVTIKIFKSKHVGHWWLHFGYDIQNLSPVGYWPKSLFNKMADHANLITWGGFTRSSAGDASPAMSNGQWPGETSAFVRDVKSVNSYGQGYSEPAPGHKGLCAYISHDKCYGLSPFINDMFSYRGPGGCTE; from the exons ATGAACCGGTATAGATGTTCCTCGCCCGTCTGGGTAgaggaaccg GCTGATGGGTTTAAATCAACTGGATGCAATAACTTGTTATGTAAGGGCTTTGTGCCGGTAAATTATGCTCCTATTACTCCAGGAGGAACTATAGAGGCAACTGGTGGACAAACAAAGGTCACGATCAAGATATTTAAG AGTAAACATGTTGGTCACTGGTGGCTGCACTTCGGCTATGATATCCAAAACCTTAGTCCTGTGGGATATTGGCCCAAAAGTCTTTTTAACAAGATGGCGGACCATGCCAACCTCATAACATGGGGTGGTTTCACTCGATCATCTGCTGGGGATGCTAGTCCTGCAATGAGCAATGGGCAATGGCCTGGAGAAACATCAGCATTTGTTCGGGACGTCAAATCCGTGAACTCTTATGGCCAAGGCTACTCCGAACCTGCCCCAGGTCACAAGGGCCTTTGTGCTTACATATCTCACGATAAATGCTACGGCTTAAGCCCATTTATTAATGATATGTTCTCTTATAGAGGACCTGGAGGTTGTACTGAGTAA